A stretch of the Oncorhynchus mykiss isolate Arlee chromosome 23, USDA_OmykA_1.1, whole genome shotgun sequence genome encodes the following:
- the LOC110502447 gene encoding cyclic GMP-AMP synthase, which produces MSGRGKPRSVRAKSPEPAHAKNPVRAKSARQPLKEPVKDTKKETHQATDEYNPKKTKEHKQPKRTTEEKAPVPQKCVEVKTGSRMVKKGYSVDSNPNKILFTTIEQLKIKKKQKSESASIVNDTVKHIMDHMKKCTECFKDVNELRTGSYYENLKISNPDEFDVMLTVPVERVDIRPFGDVGAFYSVAFKRGKHSLDRFLCEDSTISASGMLTEFRNEVKKCVKILKGVVLDKKKKGCPAVTLLINGTGTVPISLDIVLGLEVRSSWPTLTQGGIDKIDIWLGTKVKKEQKLKGYYLVPKYEGKGTVERDGVCARDAWRISFSHVEKSILTNHGSQKTCCEASGTRCCRKLCLKLLKHLLDLLKAENPSLSKFCSYHAKTTLLHACCSRTQDSDWEAAQLGLCFQQLLEDFEGHLKDGMLPNFFIPKHNLLGSGHDRRSCQFLARRIEEERNNGFPIFRK; this is translated from the exons ATGAGCGGCAGAGGGAAACCACGAAGCGTGCGCGCAAAAAGTCCGGAACCAGCGCATGCCAAGAATCCGGTTCGGGCCAAGAGTGCCCGGCAACCTCTAAAGGAACCAGTGAAAGACACTAAGAAGGAAACGCATCAGGCCACTGATGAATACAACCCCAAGAAAACCAAGGAACATAAGCAGCCTAAGCGCACCACTGAGGAAAAGGCACCTGTGCCACAGAAGTGCGTAGAAGTTAAAACCGGATCAAGGATGGTCAAAAAAGGTTACAGCGTTGACTCAAATCCGAATAAGATCCTGTTTACAACCATTGAACAATTGAAGATTAAGAAGAAACAGAAATCGGAATCAGCAAGTATTGTCAATGACACGGTAAAGCATATAATGGACCACATGAAAAAGTGTACAGAATGCTTCAAAGATGTAAATGAACTGCGCACTGGGAGTTATTACGAGAATTTAAAG ATTTCTAATCCCGACGAATTTGACGTGATGTTAACTGTGCCTGTCGAGCGGGTGGACATTCGGCCGTTTGGGGATGTTGGGGCGTTTTACAGCGTGGCGTTCAAACGAGGAAAACACTCGTTGGATCGCTTTCTATGTGAAGACAGCACAATATCTGCCAGTGGAATGCTTACGGAGTTCAGAAACGAGGTTAAAAAGTGTGTGAAGATACTCAAAG GCGTGGTGTTGGATAAGAAAAAGAAGGGTTGCCCGGCGGTGACCTTACTGATAAACGGGACGGGAACGGTCCCTATCTCACTGGACATTGTTCTGGGTCTTGAGGTCCGCTCGAGCTGGCCCACTTTAACCCAAGGAGGCATAGACAAAATAGACATCTGGCTCGGGACCAAAGTGAAGAAAGAACAAAAGCTTAAGGGGTACTACCTCGTTCCGAAGTACGAGGGAAAGGGCACGGTGGAACGGGATGGTGTCTGCGCTAGAG ACGCATGGCGCATCTCATTCTCGCATGTGGAGAAGAGTATCCTAACAAATCATGGCTCCCAGAAGACCTGCTGCGAGGCCAGCGGGACTCGCTGCTGCAG GAAGTTATGTCTGAAGCTTCTGAAGCACCTGTTGGACTTGCTGAAGGCAGAGAACCCTAGTCTGTCCAAGTTCTGTTCCTACCACGCCAAGACCACCCTGCTCCACGCCTGCTGCTCCAGGACCCAGGACAGCGACTGGGAGGCGGCCCAGCTGGGACTCTGCTTCCAGCAGCTGCTGGAGGACTTTGAGGGCCACCTGAAAGATGGCATGCTCCCCAACTTCTTTATCCCCAAACACAATCTACTGGGCTCTGGCCATGACCGCAGGAGCTGTCAGTTTCTGGCCCGGCGCATCGAGGAGGAACGCAACAATGGTTTCCCCATTTTCCGCAAGTGA
- the LOC110502449 gene encoding elongation factor 1-alpha, somatic form codes for MGKEKLHINIVVIGHVDSGKSTTTGHLIYKCGGIDKRTIEKFEKEAAEMGKGSFKYAWVLDKLKAERERGITIDISLWKFETSRYYVTIIDAPGHRDFIKNMITGTSQADCAVLIVAAGVGEFEAGISKNGQTREHALLAYTLGVKQLIVGINKMDSTEPNYSQKRYEEIVKEVSTYIKKIGYSPDMVAFVPISGWNGDNMLEASPNMTWFKGWKITRKDGSSSGTTLLEALDAIQPPSRPTDKPLRLPLQDVYKIGGIGTVPVGRVETGMIKPGMVVTFAPVNVTTEVKSVEMHHEALTEAMPGDNVGFNVKNVSVKDIRRGNVAGDSKNDPPMEAAVFTAQVIILNHPGQISAGYAPVLDCHTAHIACKFAELKEKIDRRSGKKLEDNPKALKSGDAAIVDMVPGKPMCVESFSEYPPLGRFAVRDMRQTVAVGVIKGVEKKAPSTGKVTKSAQKAQKTK; via the exons ATGGGCAAGGAAAAGCTTCACATCAACATTGTGGTGATCGGCCACGTGGACTCTGGAAAGTCCACCACCACTGGCCACCTGATCTACAAGTGCGGTGGCATTGACAAGAGGACCATCGAGAAGTTTGAGAAGGAGGCTGCTGAG ATGGGGAAGGGCTCCTTTAAGTACGCCTGGGTGCTGGACAAGCTGAAGGCAGAGAGGGAGCGTGGCATTACCATTGACATCTCACTGTGGAAGTTTGAGACCAGCAGGTACTACGTCACCATTATCGATGCTCCCGGACACAGGGACTTCATCAAGAACATGATTACTGGAACCTCCCAG GCGGACTGTGCAGTGCTGATCGTGGCGGCTGGCGTGGGGGAATTCGAGGCGGGCATCTCAAAGAACGGGCAGACCCGCGAGCACGCCCTCCTAGCCTACACCCTGGGGGTCAAGCAGCTGATCGTGGGAATCAATAAGATGGACTCCACTGAGCCCAACTACAGTCAGAAGCGCTATGAGGAGATTGTGAAGGAAGTCAGCACCTACATCAAGAAGATTGGCTACAGCCCGGATATGGTAGCCTTTGTTCCTATCTCTGGCTGGAACGGAGACAACATGCTAGAGGCCAGTCCTAAT ATGACCTGGTTTAAGGGATGGAAGATCACCCGGAAGGATGGCAGCTCGTCCGGGACCACCCTGCTGGAAGCTCTGGATGCCATCCAGCCCCCGTCCCGCCCCACCGACAAGCCCCTCCGCCTGCCCCTTCAGGATGTCTACAAGATTGGAG GAATTGGCACAGTGCCCGTGGGGCGTGTGGAGACGGGTATGATCAAGCCAGGCATGGTGGTGACCTTTGCCCCTGTTAACGTGACAACCGAAGTGAAGTCTGTGGAGATGCACCACGAGGCTCTGACCGAAGCAATGCCCGGAGACAACGTGGGCTTCAACGTCAAGAACGTGTCCGTCAAAGATATTCGCCGTGGCAACGTGGCCGGAGACAGCAAGAACGACCCCCCAATGGAGGCAGCCGTCTTCACTGCTCAG GTGATCATCCTGAACCACCCAGGTCAGATCAGTGCTGGGTATGCCCCGGTGCTGGACTGCCACACCGCCCACATCGCTTGCAAGTTTGCTGAGCTCAAGGAGAAGATAGACCGTCGCTCAGGCAAGAAACTGGAGGACAACCCCAAGGCCCTGAAGTCTGGGGATGCCGCCATCGTGGATATGGTCCCGGGAAAGCCCATGTGTGTGGAGAGCTTCTCTGAGTACCCTCCACTGG gtcgTTTTGCAGTGCGTGACATGCGCCAGACAGTGGCAGTCGGGGTGATCAAGGGTGTGGAGAAGAAAGCTCCCTCCACTGGCAAGGTCACCAAGTCTGCCCAGAAGGCCCAGAAGACCAAATGA